Proteins encoded together in one Coregonus clupeaformis isolate EN_2021a chromosome 30, ASM2061545v1, whole genome shotgun sequence window:
- the LOC121545719 gene encoding zinc transporter ZIP5-like: MSPLLTLALGLFVCLPLLEFGAGARLSLSGTVRTPWNMTDRISNGSRQEGSTSEHLDEAFEEQVFYLQRLFHHYGENGTLSYKGLQKLLGSLGLGQVSVLEISHRGSRHNHNTLTPPPPPNTQSHDHDDQETDTPSPRRPIQPSPSANAARTPHPGISGSAGSRSKEGNTLSSDHVIKEEVLPWSSPIAHTIPVQGMFDSLVSNHPTQRHLHGNCLNVTQLLWNFGLGKASHITPAHFTLLCPALLYQIESGVCLRHPETDGAESERSVTFLKALGWSSLALAVISLPSLLSLSLVPLLPPARLRSFLCPMTALAVGTLCGDAMLHLLPHAKTGPLSSHSEEQDSILKGLCVLGGCYLLFIFESLLGLRTHYKKAKRKRMQQNTSLNPDPERELTALQSPTIPEQTHPSEQHSHGHSHGPPGQEQVGIGSLVWMVVMGDGVHNLTDGLAIGAAFSQSLAGGLSTTVAVFCHELPHELGDLAVLLGAGWPVRRLVLFSAVSALLGFMGLLTGSVLGHQSAHISPWILTLTAGVFLYVALADMLPEMLHGDPGPMGPWTRFLLQNLGLLAGGAIMLCIALFEDHIAFNLGDV, translated from the exons ATGTCACCGCTACTGACGCTCGCGCTAGGACTATTTGTATGTCTGCCTCTGCTGGAGTTTGGGGCAGGGGCGCGACTGTCTCTCAGTGGCACAGTGAGAACACCATGGAATATGACAGACAGGATATCAAATGGAAGCCGACAAGAGGGATCGACATCTGAACATTTAGATGAGGCTTTTGAAGAGCAG GTCTTCTACTTGCAGCGTCTGTTCCATCATTATGGAGAAAACGGGACCCTGTCCTATAAGGGCCTGCAGAAGTTATTGGGCAGCCTGGGACTAGGGCAGGTCAGTGTGTTGGAGATCAGCCACCGAGGGTCGAGGCACAACCATAACACTCTGACACCACCTCCCCCTCCAAATACACAATCTCATGACCATGACGATCAGGAAACAGACACCCCCAGTCCAAGGAGGCCTATTCAACCATCCCCCTCTGCAAACGCAGCCAG AACCCCACACCCTGGGATATCGGGGTCTGCTGGATCTAGGTCTAAAGAGGGCAACACATTATCCTCTGATCACGTGATTAAGGAAGAGGTCCTTCCGTGGTCATCCCCTATTGCACACACTATTCCTGTCCAAGGAATGTTTGACTCCCTTGTGTCAAATCACCCCACTCAGAGGCATCTTCATGGGAAC TGTCTGAACGTTACTCAGCTCTTGTGGAATTTCGGTCTGGGAAAGGCATCCCACATCACTCCTGCCCACTTCACCCTCTTGTGCCCAGCTCTGCTGTACCAGATTGAAAGTGGTGTTTGTCTACGCCACCCAGAGACTGATGGGGCAGAGTCAGAAAGGAGTGTGACTTTCCTCAAAG CTTTGGGATGGAGCTCCTTAGCTCTGGCTGTGATCAGCCTGCCGTCTCTGCTGTCTTTGAGCCTGGTTCCCCTTCTGCCCCCTGCCCGCCTACGCTCCTTCCTCTGCCCAATGACAGCCTTGGCTGTGGGGACGCTGTGTGGCGATGCCATGCTGCATCTCCTGCCTCAT GCCAAGACTGGGCCACTCTCAAGCCACTCTGAAGAACAGGACTCCATACTGAAGGGCCTTTGTGTGCTGGGAGGGTGCTACCTCCTCTTCATCTTTGAGAGCCTTCTAGGACTGAGGACCCATTATAAG AAGGCTAAGAGGAAGAGGATGCAGCAGAACACCAGTCTAAATCCTGACCCAGAGAGGGAGCTTACTGCTCTGCAGA GCCCCACCATTCCTGAGCAGACACATCCCTCTGAGCAGCACAGTCATGGTCATTCACACGGCCCGCCTGGCCAGGAGCAGGTTGGGATAGGAAGCTTGGTGTGGATGGTGGTTATGGGAGATGGGGTCCACAACCTTACTGACGGACTGGCCATTGGTGCAGCATTCTCTCAGAGTCTGGCTGGAGGTCTCAGCACCACTGTAGCTGTGTTCTGCCATGAGCTTCCTCACGAGCTAG GTGACCTGGCAGTGCTGCTGGGAGCAGGGTGGCCTGTTCGCAGACTGGTTCTCTTCAGTGCTGTGTCAGCCCTACTGGGCTTCATGGGCTTGCTAACTGGCTCTGTCCTGGGCCACCAGTCAGCCCACATCTCCCCCTGGATCCTCACCCTCACCGCTGGGGTCTTCCTCTATGTGGCCCTCGCTGACATG TTGCCCGAGATGCTTCATGGTGATCCTGGCCCGATGGGACCCTGGACTCGCTTCCTGCTACAGAACCTAGGCTTGTTGGCAGGGGGTGCGATCATGCTGTGTATCGCTCTGTTTGAGGACCATATCGCCTTCAACCTGGGTGACGTCTGA